The following are encoded together in the Pedobacter steynii genome:
- a CDS encoding RNA polymerase sigma-70 factor: protein MIENNENEYIYWINLLRRGDDQALSHYFQLHNKSLLYFATRLIENPEEAQDIVANCFVALWEKRSDFEADENVKAFLYISCRNACLNFLKHIKIKTRVQELFYKELVQNEDTVLYHIMRSEVLQALRMEIELLPENYREVFKLIYFEHKRTDEIAGQLNLSVQTVRNYKTRSVELLKTAMLKKGFSNALMLTILLALDGI from the coding sequence ATGATAGAGAACAATGAAAATGAGTATATATATTGGATCAATTTGTTGCGAAGGGGTGATGACCAGGCTTTGTCACATTATTTCCAGCTTCATAACAAATCCCTGCTCTATTTTGCGACCAGGTTAATAGAGAACCCAGAAGAGGCGCAGGATATTGTAGCCAATTGTTTTGTGGCCCTGTGGGAAAAAAGAAGTGATTTTGAAGCAGATGAAAATGTGAAGGCCTTTCTATATATCAGTTGCCGTAATGCCTGTCTCAATTTCCTTAAGCACATCAAAATTAAGACCAGGGTTCAGGAATTGTTTTACAAGGAGCTGGTGCAGAATGAGGATACCGTATTGTACCACATCATGCGCTCGGAAGTACTGCAAGCGTTGCGCATGGAGATTGAACTTCTTCCTGAAAATTACCGGGAAGTGTTTAAGCTGATTTACTTTGAACATAAAAGAACAGATGAAATCGCCGGGCAGTTGAATCTTTCTGTTCAGACCGTACGAAATTATAAAACAAGGTCAGTAGAACTATTGAAAACCGCTATGCTTAAAAAAGGTTTTTCAAATGCTTTAATGCTGACGATCTTGTTAGCATTGGATGGTATATAA
- a CDS encoding RagB/SusD family nutrient uptake outer membrane protein has translation MYISNKRYILLFLTTVTLILTSCKKDYLEVEPKDVIVAKTTQDYEALLNTTKVDPSEAARFLGDEVGAQRDYFSGASIYRQRLFKYVGDALQPDDFPEMGYLQSNYVFNKIINEIGASTGGTEQQKAQILAEAKVGRAVCHLLFLNDFGKPYNKTTAAADLGVPIITSADVIKTDYKRATVQEVYDFIIKDITEALPNLSKPFSSPLKISKAAAEGILARVYLYIHDYAASSDHLDKAFSALTGATRPVGLYDYNETLSPDGSWQPSDPQAFGPAGMPFESNGGSEESVLTMYMPTLTLSSANSFVFNPETAALYDPSDYRLQIYSDTEIFGTVIFKNGMRRYPRFGAEVGISLPDMYLMRAELKARANDLGGAIADVQLLRANRMPESEVAVPALVAGNQQSLVRFILEERIREFALKGMRWYDMRRLWNDPLYGNTINKTHKIYSASGAEVETYPLTPDRLVLKFGKKLVSQHPLLIDND, from the coding sequence ATGTATATTTCAAATAAACGATATATTTTACTGTTCCTCACTACAGTAACTTTAATCTTAACTTCTTGTAAAAAGGACTATCTGGAAGTAGAACCCAAAGACGTCATCGTTGCAAAGACAACTCAGGATTACGAAGCGCTATTGAATACGACTAAAGTTGACCCTTCAGAAGCTGCGCGGTTTTTGGGAGACGAAGTTGGCGCCCAGAGGGATTATTTTAGTGGAGCCTCAATATACAGGCAGCGCTTGTTCAAGTATGTAGGCGATGCCTTACAGCCGGATGATTTTCCTGAAATGGGCTATCTTCAGTCGAACTATGTCTTTAATAAAATCATTAATGAGATAGGAGCTTCCACTGGTGGTACGGAACAGCAAAAGGCACAGATCCTGGCTGAAGCAAAGGTGGGAAGAGCGGTTTGTCATTTACTCTTTCTAAATGATTTTGGAAAGCCTTATAATAAAACAACGGCTGCCGCTGATTTAGGTGTTCCAATTATTACCAGTGCTGATGTTATAAAAACAGACTATAAAAGAGCAACTGTGCAGGAAGTTTATGATTTCATCATTAAAGACATCACTGAGGCCTTGCCAAACTTGTCAAAACCGTTTTCCAGTCCCCTTAAAATATCGAAAGCTGCCGCTGAAGGCATTCTTGCCAGAGTTTATCTTTATATACACGATTATGCCGCTTCCAGCGATCACCTGGATAAAGCCTTTAGCGCTTTAACAGGAGCGACGAGACCAGTGGGTTTATATGATTATAATGAGACACTTAGTCCGGATGGATCCTGGCAGCCTTCAGATCCCCAGGCTTTTGGCCCCGCGGGTATGCCGTTTGAATCCAATGGGGGAAGTGAAGAAAGTGTGCTAACTATGTATATGCCCACTTTAACGCTTTCTTCTGCAAATTCATTCGTTTTCAATCCCGAAACCGCAGCACTTTATGATCCCTCGGACTACAGGTTGCAGATTTACTCAGATACGGAAATTTTTGGGACGGTGATTTTTAAGAACGGAATGAGACGTTATCCTAGATTCGGAGCTGAAGTGGGTATTTCCCTTCCCGATATGTATCTCATGAGAGCTGAGTTAAAGGCACGTGCGAATGATTTGGGCGGTGCAATAGCCGATGTGCAATTACTAAGGGCTAATCGAATGCCGGAGTCCGAAGTTGCAGTTCCTGCACTTGTTGCGGGTAATCAGCAGAGTTTGGTTCGCTTTATCCTGGAGGAAAGGATCCGGGAATTTGCTTTAAAGGGGATGAGATGGTATGATATGCGCCGTTTGTGGAACGATCCTTTATATGGCAATACAATCAATAAAACCCATAAAATTTATTCAGCTAGCGGCGCTGAAGTTGAAACGTATCCGCTAACGCCGGATCGCCTGGTATTGAAGTTCGGTAAAAAACTCGTTTCACAGCATCCTTTACTGATTGATAACGACTAA
- a CDS encoding AhpC/TSA family protein — protein sequence MKRLTILSGFLFSAFLASAQNFVVKGKLSGINDPVDVVMDYRGETVKQLSKDGTFEFKGTSFPTEATIKTMPYHPTLTMVDTAYWAFAFKKRGLMGVRNFFLEGNVTITGKTLEDAKVSGSKEQDLYEAFRKKLNALNKDMDAILEKSRPSRAENDDDSEAEQQEPTPRVITPAEEQLLKQIAELKINFVKRYPNSYYSLELTKFESRLDPHTFESMLSLLGAPVQGNTLYKALKKMEEGSKMAKIGNDAYVFTLPTPEGQQISLAAYKGKYVLLDFWASWCAPCRAENPVLMAAYDKFKAKNFEILSVSIDDKKDLWIQAIKEDKLPWTQVLDNRANGGGISTSYAITAIPQNFLIDPNGKIIAKDLRGTALEKALAQFIQ from the coding sequence ATGAAAAGATTAACCATCTTATCGGGCTTCCTATTTTCAGCTTTTTTGGCTTCGGCGCAGAACTTTGTCGTTAAGGGAAAACTATCTGGTATCAATGATCCGGTTGACGTGGTCATGGATTACCGTGGAGAAACGGTAAAACAGCTTTCGAAGGACGGTACCTTTGAATTCAAAGGTACAAGCTTCCCCACAGAGGCTACCATTAAGACCATGCCTTATCATCCAACACTGACAATGGTAGATACCGCTTATTGGGCTTTTGCTTTTAAAAAGCGGGGTTTAATGGGGGTACGTAATTTTTTCTTAGAAGGGAATGTAACGATCACAGGTAAAACTCTGGAAGATGCAAAAGTGTCAGGAAGCAAGGAACAGGATCTTTACGAGGCGTTCAGAAAAAAGCTAAACGCGCTCAATAAAGACATGGACGCCATCCTTGAGAAAAGCCGGCCGAGCCGAGCTGAAAATGACGACGATTCTGAGGCTGAACAACAGGAGCCGACGCCACGGGTAATTACCCCTGCTGAAGAGCAATTGCTCAAACAAATTGCTGAGCTGAAGATTAATTTTGTGAAACGTTATCCAAACAGTTATTACAGTTTGGAACTTACAAAATTTGAAAGCCGTCTTGATCCGCATACGTTTGAAAGCATGCTTAGCTTACTGGGAGCTCCTGTACAGGGAAACACCTTGTATAAGGCACTAAAGAAAATGGAGGAGGGAAGCAAAATGGCTAAAATTGGTAATGACGCTTATGTTTTTACACTTCCCACACCAGAAGGACAGCAAATATCATTAGCTGCTTATAAAGGTAAGTATGTATTACTTGATTTTTGGGCAAGCTGGTGCGCTCCCTGCAGAGCGGAGAATCCGGTACTGATGGCTGCTTATGATAAATTCAAGGCCAAAAACTTTGAGATTCTTAGTGTTTCGATTGACGATAAGAAAGACCTTTGGATACAAGCAATTAAAGAAGACAAACTGCCATGGACACAGGTACTGGATAACAGGGCAAATGGTGGTGGTATTTCCACCTCATATGCCATCACCGCTATTCCACAGAATTTTTTGATCGATCCAAACGGTAAAATTATTGCCAAAGATCTTCGTGGCACAGCCCTGGAAAAAGCACTTGCCCAGTTTATCCAATAA
- a CDS encoding FecR family protein, whose amino-acid sequence MLEKQFNISKLITAYLQGRLSASQQAELNTWLAENPENKAFFDSFSDEELLGRELTLFEAGDEQATWSKTQAILNKKYQTTILWPKLAVAAAAIAAIAFGLWFFNKPHFMKATSESNYARDIKPGGNRATITLADGKVINLDSTRSNVVVQDSVKTVRATTLIASTPMGGTYSFTLPDGTVAYLNAASSIKFPSRFTEKQRIIQIEGEVYFEVAKDKAHPFIVESEGQQVEVLGTHFNVNSYANEPLIATTLIEGSVSVTAGKNKRIIRPGEQVLNNGTNIRVAEANLENVMDWRNGDFFLNHVDFKTAMRKIARWYNVEVFYDETVPDNIKSGGWISRDKPLSVVLKSIEDSGLAKFRIEGQKIYVFR is encoded by the coding sequence ATGCTGGAAAAACAATTCAATATATCTAAACTGATTACTGCGTATTTGCAGGGTAGGCTAAGTGCATCACAACAGGCAGAATTGAATACCTGGCTTGCTGAAAATCCGGAAAACAAGGCTTTTTTCGACAGTTTCAGTGATGAGGAGCTATTGGGAAGAGAATTAACGTTGTTTGAAGCCGGCGATGAGCAGGCCACCTGGTCTAAAACCCAGGCGATACTGAATAAAAAATACCAAACTACGATATTGTGGCCGAAGCTTGCTGTAGCGGCCGCTGCAATTGCAGCAATTGCTTTTGGACTTTGGTTTTTTAATAAGCCACATTTCATGAAGGCTACTTCAGAATCCAATTACGCCAGGGATATCAAACCTGGAGGTAATCGTGCCACAATAACACTTGCCGACGGAAAGGTGATTAACCTGGATTCGACAAGGTCAAATGTAGTTGTGCAAGATAGTGTGAAAACCGTTAGAGCAACGACACTCATTGCCAGCACGCCAATGGGCGGTACCTATAGTTTTACCCTTCCAGATGGTACAGTAGCGTATCTGAATGCTGCATCCAGTATCAAGTTCCCTTCAAGGTTTACTGAAAAACAAAGAATCATTCAGATTGAAGGAGAGGTCTATTTTGAAGTCGCTAAAGACAAAGCACATCCATTTATCGTGGAGAGCGAAGGTCAGCAAGTGGAAGTTTTGGGTACCCATTTCAACGTGAATAGTTATGCGAATGAACCTCTCATCGCAACAACGCTAATTGAGGGATCTGTGAGTGTGACAGCTGGAAAGAATAAAAGAATTATCAGACCTGGTGAACAAGTATTAAATAATGGTACAAACATCAGGGTCGCTGAGGCAAATCTCGAAAATGTAATGGACTGGAGAAACGGTGATTTCTTTTTGAACCATGTAGACTTCAAGACGGCCATGCGGAAAATTGCACGCTGGTATAATGTGGAGGTATTTTATGACGAAACCGTGCCAGATAATATAAAATCCGGTGGATGGATATCCCGGGATAAGCCTTTATCAGTCGTTCTTAAATCAATCGAAGATTCAGGTCTGGCCAAATTCCGCATAGAAGGGCAAAAAATTTATGTGTTCAGGTAA
- a CDS encoding TlpA disulfide reductase family protein, whose translation MMKKIILTLLCLYMTGTYAQDKPFVVKGKLNGTLANGRYVHYYFLKGGDLVMDSAKVQNGTYTLKGKVDHMLMLNISHRPYGGDVKIFVGPLTQVAVAHHKTLREANATGTKANLEYNKVRTALNVYMAKMDAIDKKYDVALKAKDSATQEALFAESEVIFKAMNNTVYPNYISKNTNSPIALAMLDEYLAGVIDDRKLEPLFTKLSPSIKKTAEGKRWAKLLATAKLTSIGKPAPDFVQPDTAGKPVKLSSLRGKYVLVDFWASWCGPCRAENPNVLKAYQKLKDKGFDVVSVSIDGDRKAWLKAIKEDGMPWIHVSDLKANKNEAAMLYGVDAIPQNWLLDPNGLVVEKNLRGEDLDKQIERLMAGK comes from the coding sequence ATGATGAAGAAGATAATTCTTACCCTGCTCTGCCTGTATATGACAGGAACATACGCGCAAGATAAACCCTTTGTAGTAAAGGGGAAACTAAACGGCACATTAGCAAATGGTCGTTATGTCCATTATTATTTCCTGAAAGGGGGCGACTTAGTTATGGACTCGGCAAAAGTGCAGAACGGAACTTATACTTTAAAAGGAAAGGTTGACCACATGCTCATGTTGAACATCAGCCATAGACCATATGGTGGGGATGTGAAAATTTTTGTTGGTCCTTTAACCCAGGTTGCTGTAGCGCATCATAAAACCCTAAGGGAAGCGAACGCTACAGGTACAAAAGCAAATTTGGAGTATAATAAAGTCCGCACTGCATTGAACGTCTATATGGCTAAAATGGATGCCATCGACAAAAAATATGATGTTGCACTAAAAGCAAAAGACAGTGCTACGCAGGAAGCATTATTTGCCGAGTCTGAGGTGATATTTAAAGCCATGAATAACACGGTGTATCCCAACTATATCTCAAAAAACACGAATTCTCCTATTGCGCTGGCAATGCTGGATGAATATCTGGCTGGTGTTATAGATGACCGCAAACTCGAACCTTTGTTTACAAAATTGTCTCCGTCAATAAAAAAGACTGCCGAGGGGAAAAGATGGGCGAAATTATTGGCTACAGCTAAGCTGACCTCTATTGGTAAGCCAGCCCCGGACTTTGTGCAACCTGATACTGCAGGCAAGCCGGTAAAACTCTCGTCCTTAAGGGGCAAATATGTGTTGGTCGATTTTTGGGCCAGCTGGTGCGGGCCGTGTCGTGCAGAAAATCCGAATGTGCTTAAAGCATACCAAAAATTGAAAGACAAGGGTTTTGATGTAGTCAGCGTTTCGATTGACGGCGACAGGAAAGCATGGCTGAAAGCAATCAAAGAGGATGGTATGCCATGGATACATGTCAGCGATTTAAAAGCCAACAAGAATGAAGCTGCGATGCTTTATGGGGTAGATGCCATCCCGCAAAACTGGTTACTGGATCCAAACGGACTAGTCGTGGAAAAGAATCTGAGGGGAGAGGATCTGGATAAGCAAATTGAACGTTTAATGGCTGGGAAATAA
- a CDS encoding helix-turn-helix domain-containing protein: MSAHGSLEQQIYGMESMADAYIVKPFNYEYLVATVKSLLKNRSLLKSHYVSDISTPGKQPISRSLDKKFVNDFAGIVEQNLANENFSVDEISREIGISRVQLYRKVKALLDCSVTDYIMNRRLKKAKYLLINERYSIAEITYMVGFSSPNYFSTVFKSKYGMRPSEFKKNQS, translated from the coding sequence TTGTCTGCCCATGGCAGCCTGGAGCAGCAGATCTATGGTATGGAAAGCATGGCTGATGCTTATATTGTAAAACCCTTTAATTACGAATACCTGGTGGCAACTGTAAAGAGCCTGTTGAAGAACCGCTCCCTGCTCAAAAGTCATTATGTTAGCGATATCAGTACTCCAGGAAAACAACCCATTTCAAGAAGCCTGGACAAAAAATTCGTGAATGACTTTGCAGGAATTGTAGAGCAGAACCTGGCCAACGAGAATTTTAGCGTAGATGAGATCAGTAGAGAGATCGGTATTTCCAGGGTTCAGTTATACAGGAAGGTTAAAGCCTTGCTGGACTGCAGTGTAACAGACTACATCATGAACAGGAGGTTAAAAAAAGCAAAATACCTGCTGATCAATGAAAGGTATAGCATCGCGGAAATCACCTATATGGTCGGCTTTTCATCACCGAATTACTTTTCTACGGTCTTTAAATCAAAATATGGAATGCGGCCAAGTGAGTTTAAAAAAAATCAGTCTTAA
- a CDS encoding TlpA disulfide reductase family protein has translation MKRIIFLMVASLMTTSVVAQISFNIKGKVAPGISATRVALGYGEDGSEHDTVSIVNGLFEFKGKARRSALVVLDLISPQAAGSSENEEGPVAFFYLDQGVTSVEFDKDGKSKITGGKEQKIYAEYSSRKQDPKNFGMDTEEDIAKLIKKYPDSYVGFDKLSYHSVRMKPKNVQQVFGSLSKRIKNTVDGIEFRKTLDIALRFDIGKPSVDFSLPDTSGKAISLASFKGTYVLLDFWASWCGPCRATHPELKKTYSKFKDKNFRILAVSLDRQKSPWLKAIEEDQLTWALVLDASGDVARNYGIKQIPQSLLLDPDGKIVGRNLKGEALDAALSKLLK, from the coding sequence ATGAAAAGAATAATTTTTTTAATGGTTGCCTCATTGATGACGACATCGGTGGTCGCACAGATTAGTTTTAATATTAAAGGCAAGGTTGCGCCAGGTATTTCTGCAACACGTGTTGCCCTGGGTTATGGGGAAGATGGTTCTGAACATGACACGGTCAGCATTGTAAACGGGCTATTTGAGTTTAAAGGTAAGGCCAGAAGGTCTGCGCTCGTGGTATTAGATTTGATCAGCCCTCAAGCAGCAGGTTCATCTGAAAATGAAGAGGGGCCTGTCGCGTTCTTCTACCTGGACCAGGGTGTTACATCAGTTGAATTTGATAAAGATGGAAAGTCTAAAATAACCGGAGGTAAAGAGCAAAAAATCTATGCGGAGTATAGTAGCCGTAAACAGGATCCTAAGAACTTTGGCATGGATACCGAGGAAGATATTGCGAAACTGATCAAAAAATATCCCGACAGTTATGTGGGCTTTGATAAGCTGTCCTATCATTCTGTAAGGATGAAGCCGAAGAACGTTCAGCAAGTATTTGGCAGTCTGAGCAAAAGGATAAAGAATACTGTAGATGGCATCGAATTTAGAAAAACTTTAGACATCGCTCTAAGATTTGATATAGGTAAACCTTCTGTTGATTTTTCACTTCCCGACACTTCAGGAAAGGCAATATCACTGGCCTCCTTTAAAGGTACTTATGTTTTGCTGGACTTCTGGGCGAGCTGGTGTGGTCCCTGCAGAGCAACACATCCGGAACTGAAAAAGACATACAGCAAGTTCAAGGACAAAAACTTCCGGATACTTGCTGTTTCCCTGGATAGGCAAAAAAGCCCTTGGCTTAAAGCAATAGAAGAGGATCAGCTCACCTGGGCGTTGGTTCTTGATGCTTCAGGTGATGTGGCACGTAATTACGGGATTAAGCAAATACCACAAAGTCTGCTGCTAGATCCGGATGGCAAGATTGTCGGAAGGAACCTTAAGGGTGAAGCTTTAGATGCAGCACTATCAAAGTTACTTAAATAA
- a CDS encoding SusC/RagA family TonB-linked outer membrane protein, whose protein sequence is MYKIYTMYRDMPMSLYSKILLIMRLTTIMLLVCFLQVSASTFGQRITLNKKNAQLELVLREVRKQSGYDFIYDGNIFPAGKKINIAVNNANIDEVMRSALQGLSLSYSIDIDGKIVSIRRREAPSLIERIISKFERIDVRGRVSDSDGNPLGGASVRVKGSNVKVNTDEKGAFYLQGVEENAIIQITYIGYLDKEVKAAKNLGNITMEILDSDLEEVEIKYSTGYQKISRERSAGSFSKPDLDIMKNRSGSANILSRLDGLVPGLVVNNAPSSTQNPFLVRGLATIGLHDSFGNPTRGGAARGPLIVVDGVPQDNINAINTQDVEDITVLKDATAASIWGTRAANGVIVITTKKGKAGDKLHIEYDGFVNFQGKPDLDYIQRLNNRAFITASNEVFEQNKAFNPVGLASSLAALRPHQVIQYNRDGGLISEAQANKGLDSLAAINNRSQIKDLFYRNAMLTNQTISASAGGKAYSFYGSGAYTGTKSNQPGERDDLYKINLRQDLILNKRISLFLITDISNSVRSSLDDISDKDDSGVNNIITVPTKLVPYQLFKDGSGNPLTINHMGEYEGGSFSEARRLEYQNESGINLDYNPLNERNLRYNKSDQIYSRIVGGATVKILKSLRFEGNYGYNVMSASGKGFLDAQSYAVRRELLRYTVAQPGEDPTYYLPNEGGKLTQTNSTLKDYSLRNQFIFDQGWGEHQVTVLAGQEATSQFGRSTHIVVRGWDDKLQVGRPIDYVTLSKGLDESITGGAPALNDNFTGGDIPVVRTSSYYTNLAYSFMRKYTLNGSWRNDQSNLFGKDKSAQNRPVWSIGGKWMLGEEKFMSDIDWLARLDLRATYGVAGNAPQPGTAASYDILTAAVGPWYVTGRGLVIATPGNDKLSWESTVIKNAGVDFALFKGKVSGSIDAYIKNTTDLLGNLPVSKFSGYESVIGNLGAVQNKGFEISLNSVNVAARDFSWSTSFTLGYNKNKVQELQSLGTIASGTEMIRQPYVAGYPSFALFAFDYAGLNSSGDPQIRLADGTITSDPNISKVEDVKFMGTRQPIWAGGLANSFNYKGFSLNVNLVYNLGHVMSRDVNTFWTEAMYDNVHAEFANRWKVAGDEKRTDIPRYIGDNSLNSDRNTLYYTAANSNVFKASFVKVRDITLAYSLPQRLTEQLKVQGITLRAQVSNLMLWKANKLGIDPEFQNSGIYGGDRSLRTGQGAITFGAHVSF, encoded by the coding sequence ATGTATAAAATTTATACCATGTATAGGGATATGCCTATGTCCCTGTATTCCAAAATACTACTGATTATGCGATTGACCACCATAATGCTATTGGTATGTTTTCTTCAGGTGAGCGCGTCAACTTTTGGCCAGCGGATTACTTTGAACAAAAAGAATGCGCAACTAGAATTGGTTTTAAGGGAAGTCCGGAAACAGAGCGGTTACGATTTCATTTACGATGGGAATATCTTTCCAGCCGGCAAAAAAATTAACATCGCTGTCAATAACGCAAATATTGATGAGGTGATGCGATCTGCATTACAGGGTCTGTCCCTTAGTTATAGCATAGACATAGATGGGAAGATTGTATCTATCAGAAGACGGGAAGCACCATCACTGATAGAACGGATCATTTCGAAATTCGAACGTATCGATGTACGCGGCCGGGTTTCGGATTCCGATGGAAATCCGCTTGGTGGCGCGAGTGTCAGGGTTAAAGGTAGTAATGTTAAAGTAAATACTGATGAAAAAGGAGCGTTTTACCTCCAGGGTGTAGAGGAGAATGCCATTATTCAGATTACCTATATAGGTTATCTAGATAAAGAGGTAAAAGCCGCAAAAAATCTTGGAAACATTACGATGGAGATTTTGGATAGCGACCTAGAAGAGGTAGAAATCAAATATTCTACAGGTTACCAGAAAATCTCCAGGGAGCGAAGTGCGGGTTCCTTTTCTAAACCCGATTTAGACATTATGAAGAATCGGTCGGGTAGTGCTAACATTCTTTCTCGATTAGATGGATTGGTCCCCGGACTTGTCGTAAATAACGCGCCAAGTTCGACTCAGAATCCTTTTTTGGTACGGGGATTGGCTACGATTGGTTTACACGATAGTTTTGGTAATCCTACCCGTGGTGGGGCTGCCCGAGGTCCGCTCATTGTGGTTGACGGGGTTCCCCAGGATAACATCAACGCCATCAATACACAGGATGTGGAAGACATTACGGTATTGAAGGATGCAACTGCAGCCTCTATTTGGGGTACCAGGGCAGCTAATGGTGTAATTGTAATTACCACGAAGAAGGGTAAAGCCGGTGATAAGCTGCATATTGAGTATGATGGCTTTGTGAATTTTCAGGGTAAACCGGATCTTGATTATATCCAAAGGCTGAACAACCGTGCATTCATAACGGCCTCGAACGAGGTGTTTGAGCAAAACAAAGCTTTCAACCCTGTCGGCCTAGCGTCGTCTCTGGCAGCACTGCGTCCTCATCAGGTTATCCAATATAACAGAGATGGGGGGCTGATTTCTGAGGCCCAAGCCAATAAAGGACTCGACAGTCTGGCTGCGATAAACAACAGGAGTCAGATTAAAGATCTTTTTTACAGGAATGCCATGCTCACTAACCAGACCATTTCTGCCTCCGCAGGTGGAAAGGCCTATTCTTTTTACGGATCTGGTGCTTATACCGGAACAAAGTCAAACCAACCAGGCGAGCGAGATGATCTTTATAAAATTAACCTCCGGCAGGACCTGATCCTGAACAAGCGTATTTCACTGTTCCTGATTACCGACATTAGTAATAGCGTGCGCTCATCTCTCGACGACATTAGTGATAAGGACGATTCCGGTGTCAATAATATCATTACAGTCCCAACAAAGCTGGTGCCTTATCAGCTGTTCAAAGATGGTAGCGGGAACCCCTTAACTATTAATCATATGGGTGAATACGAGGGTGGAAGTTTTAGTGAGGCGAGGCGACTGGAATATCAGAATGAGAGCGGAATCAATCTGGACTATAACCCATTGAATGAACGCAACCTGCGTTACAACAAAAGTGACCAAATCTATAGCAGGATCGTAGGCGGGGCTACGGTTAAGATTTTGAAAAGCCTGCGTTTTGAAGGGAACTATGGTTATAATGTTATGTCTGCCAGCGGCAAAGGCTTTTTGGATGCCCAGAGTTATGCGGTGCGTAGGGAGTTGCTGCGCTACACTGTCGCGCAACCAGGAGAGGATCCTACCTATTATTTGCCAAATGAAGGTGGGAAATTAACACAAACAAATTCAACGTTGAAGGACTATTCCTTACGTAACCAGTTTATTTTTGATCAGGGCTGGGGCGAACATCAGGTAACCGTACTTGCCGGCCAGGAGGCGACTTCTCAGTTCGGAAGATCAACGCACATTGTTGTAAGAGGCTGGGACGATAAATTGCAAGTGGGAAGGCCAATAGATTATGTTACTTTAAGCAAGGGGCTTGACGAATCGATAACCGGGGGAGCGCCAGCTTTAAATGACAATTTTACAGGAGGTGATATTCCTGTAGTTAGAACCAGCTCTTATTATACAAACCTGGCTTACAGTTTTATGCGAAAGTATACGCTGAACGGTAGCTGGAGAAATGATCAGAGCAATTTGTTTGGTAAAGATAAATCTGCGCAAAACAGGCCAGTGTGGAGTATTGGTGGAAAGTGGATGCTCGGTGAAGAGAAATTTATGTCGGACATTGACTGGTTAGCCAGGCTCGACCTAAGAGCTACTTATGGTGTTGCCGGTAATGCCCCGCAACCAGGTACTGCGGCATCTTACGATATTTTAACCGCTGCTGTGGGACCCTGGTACGTGACAGGAAGGGGACTGGTTATCGCAACCCCTGGTAATGATAAGCTAAGCTGGGAAAGTACAGTAATCAAAAACGCCGGAGTGGATTTTGCTTTGTTCAAAGGAAAGGTAAGCGGATCGATTGATGCTTATATCAAAAATACAACCGATCTGCTGGGAAATCTCCCTGTCAGCAAATTCTCAGGCTATGAAAGTGTAATTGGAAATCTGGGTGCTGTCCAAAACAAGGGATTTGAAATTAGTTTGAACTCGGTGAACGTAGCGGCCAGAGATTTCTCCTGGAGCACTAGTTTTACGCTTGGTTACAATAAAAATAAGGTTCAGGAATTACAATCACTGGGTACGATTGCCTCAGGAACTGAAATGATCCGACAACCATATGTAGCTGGCTATCCGTCATTTGCATTGTTCGCATTCGACTATGCCGGACTGAATAGCTCCGGTGATCCCCAGATCAGATTGGCAGATGGTACTATTACTAGTGATCCTAATATTTCGAAGGTAGAAGACGTAAAGTTTATGGGTACGAGGCAGCCAATCTGGGCTGGTGGATTGGCCAATAGTTTTAACTACAAAGGCTTTTCGCTAAATGTCAACCTGGTGTATAACCTGGGGCATGTGATGTCCAGGGATGTGAATACTTTTTGGACAGAAGCCATGTATGACAATGTGCATGCTGAATTTGCTAACCGCTGGAAAGTTGCTGGTGACGAGAAGAGAACAGATATTCCTCGTTATATAGGTGACAACTCGCTCAATAGTGACAGAAATACGCTGTACTATACTGCCGCAAACAGTAATGTGTTCAAGGCCTCCTTTGTTAAAGTAAGAGATATCACGCTGGCTTACAGTCTTCCACAAAGGTTAACTGAGCAGCTTAAGGTTCAGGGAATAACTTTACGTGCACAGGTATCCAATTTGATGCTTTGGAAAGCTAATAAACTGGGTATTGATCCCGAGTTTCAAAACTCAGGAATATATGGAGGCGACAGATCCTTACGCACTGGGCAAGGGGCAATTACCTTTGGAGCACATGTTTCATTTTAA